A region of Polynucleobacter sp. JS-Mosq-20-D10 DNA encodes the following proteins:
- a CDS encoding nucleotide sugar dehydrogenase codes for MNAENSKIAIIGLGYVGLPLAVEFGKNRLVLGYDINSERIRELKSGKDSTLEIPAQDLCKSRLLEFTEDASRLKECDIFIVTVPTPIDRANRPDLNPIISASRIVGGALRVGSIVIYESTVYPGCTEEVCVPILEKESNLKFNKDFYCGYSPERVNPGDKVNTLTKIKKITSGSTPEVANKIDALYASIIKAGTWMVSSIKVAEAAKVIENSQRDLNIAFVNELSVIFERLQIDTTEVLQAAGSKWNFLPFRPGMVGGHCIGVDPYYLTHKAEELGYHPQVILAGRRINDNMARYVARNVIRLMLKNGIDVSRSTVGVMGVTFKENCPDIRNSKVIDLINELKQWSVNVIVVDSWANHTEVLSDYGIKLSDLDCLNNLDSLVVAVGHEEYRNLKPAELRERCKSSLPVLADVKALFDKQESINAGFTTFRL; via the coding sequence TTGAATGCAGAAAATTCAAAAATTGCAATAATAGGCCTGGGTTATGTTGGTCTACCATTAGCGGTTGAGTTTGGAAAAAATAGGTTAGTACTTGGATATGACATTAATAGCGAGCGAATTCGAGAGCTAAAGTCAGGAAAAGACAGCACCTTAGAAATTCCAGCACAGGATCTTTGTAAATCTAGGCTACTTGAATTTACTGAAGATGCTTCTAGACTTAAGGAATGTGACATTTTCATTGTTACGGTTCCCACTCCGATTGACCGAGCTAATCGCCCAGATTTGAATCCAATTATAAGTGCGAGTAGGATTGTTGGAGGTGCTTTAAGGGTTGGATCCATAGTAATCTATGAGTCTACTGTTTATCCAGGATGCACTGAAGAGGTTTGTGTTCCGATCCTTGAGAAAGAATCTAATTTGAAATTTAATAAAGATTTCTACTGTGGATATAGTCCCGAAAGAGTTAACCCTGGGGATAAAGTCAATACTTTGACAAAGATAAAAAAAATAACGAGCGGCAGTACGCCGGAGGTTGCAAATAAGATTGATGCACTTTATGCAAGTATTATTAAAGCTGGAACTTGGATGGTGAGTTCAATAAAAGTTGCAGAGGCTGCAAAAGTGATTGAGAACAGCCAGCGTGATCTTAATATTGCATTTGTAAATGAGCTATCTGTTATTTTTGAGCGACTCCAAATAGATACAACAGAGGTACTTCAAGCTGCAGGCAGCAAGTGGAATTTTTTACCTTTTCGACCAGGAATGGTCGGGGGTCACTGTATTGGGGTTGACCCATATTATTTGACACATAAAGCTGAGGAGCTTGGTTATCACCCTCAAGTTATTTTAGCTGGACGGCGAATAAACGATAATATGGCAAGGTATGTAGCGAGAAATGTTATTCGATTAATGTTAAAAAATGGAATCGATGTATCACGTAGTACTGTTGGTGTAATGGGGGTTACCTTTAAAGAAAACTGTCCGGATATTCGCAATAGTAAGGTTATTGATTTAATTAATGAGCTTAAGCAGTGGAGTGTGAATGTGATTGTCGTCGATTCTTGGGCTAATCACACTGAAGTTTTAAGCGATTATGGAATTAAATTATCGGATCTAGATTGTCTTAATAATTTAGATTCACTGGTCGTGGCAGTTGGTCACGAGGAATACCGAAATTTAAAGCCCGCGGAACTTAGGGAGAGATGCAAGTCAAGTCTGCCGGTATTGGCAGATGTAAAAGCGCTTTTTGATAAACAAGAATCAATTAATGCGGGTTTTACGACATTTCGTTTGTAG
- a CDS encoding Gfo/Idh/MocA family protein, with product MMRYKHIVESEKIKVAIVGCGRISKNHFESIEIFKNDLRLVALCDVDTAILDKFTNEYKVPGYLDLEEMFAIESIDLVILCTPSGLHAQQTILAAEYKINVMTEKPMATRWRDGIRMVQACDKACVRLFVVKQNRYNATLQLLKRALTEKRFGRIHLVQVNVFWNRPQSYYDQGSGWRGTWEFDGGAFMNQASHYVDLLDWLIGPVERLQAMTSTTREIEVEDTGVLNIKWRNGALGSMSVTMLTYPKNLEGSITILGEKGTVKIGGVAVNEIKEWAFEDRMDYDLSISAANYDTTSVYGVGHPIYYQNVIQVMRGQEEPVTDGREGLKSLELIIAAYMSSKDGKTISIPLEF from the coding sequence ATGATGCGCTATAAACACATTGTTGAGTCAGAAAAGATTAAGGTTGCAATTGTCGGTTGTGGTCGAATATCAAAAAATCATTTCGAGTCAATTGAAATATTCAAAAATGATTTGAGATTAGTTGCACTATGCGATGTTGACACCGCTATTTTAGATAAATTTACCAATGAATACAAAGTGCCAGGTTATCTTGACCTTGAGGAAATGTTTGCAATAGAGTCAATTGATCTTGTGATTCTATGCACTCCAAGTGGATTGCATGCACAACAAACTATACTTGCGGCAGAATATAAAATAAATGTGATGACTGAAAAGCCAATGGCCACTCGTTGGCGGGATGGTATACGCATGGTTCAGGCATGCGATAAAGCTTGTGTTCGCCTATTTGTTGTAAAGCAAAATAGGTATAACGCTACCTTGCAGCTTTTGAAGCGTGCATTGACTGAGAAAAGATTTGGAAGGATTCACCTGGTTCAAGTAAACGTATTTTGGAATCGACCTCAATCTTATTATGATCAGGGTAGCGGTTGGAGGGGGACCTGGGAGTTTGATGGGGGGGCGTTTATGAACCAGGCTAGTCATTACGTTGATTTGCTTGATTGGTTGATTGGACCAGTTGAGAGACTGCAGGCTATGACGAGTACAACTAGAGAAATTGAGGTTGAGGATACAGGTGTTTTGAATATTAAGTGGAGAAACGGCGCCCTGGGATCGATGAGTGTGACCATGTTAACTTACCCCAAAAACTTGGAGGGCAGTATCACAATTTTGGGCGAAAAGGGCACCGTTAAAATTGGTGGAGTGGCTGTAAATGAAATTAAGGAATGGGCATTTGAGGATAGGATGGATTACGATTTGTCCATTAGTGCCGCCAATTACGATACAACTTCAGTATATGGGGTCGGGCATCCAATCTACTATCAAAATGTCATACAAGTAATGCGTGGACAAGAGGAACCTGTAACAGATGGGCGTGAAGGCTTGAAATCCCTGGAATTAATTATTGCCGCATATATGTCGTCAAAAGATGGTAAAACAATCTCAATACCGCTTGAGTTTTGA
- a CDS encoding acyltransferase: MSPSINQYHDVDIHSSAIIDDGAQIGVRSRIWHFSHISGGARVGCNVSIGQNVFIGNRVTIGNNCKIQNNVSIYDGVILEDGVFCGPSMVFTNVYNPRSLVERKSEYRNTIVKMGATLGANCTIVCGVVVEKFAFIGAGTLVNEDVKPYALMVGVPAKQIGWMSEFGERIPLSMTGDEGRYKCPHTMQIYRLIGGQVVREE, from the coding sequence ATGAGTCCATCAATCAATCAATATCATGATGTTGATATTCACTCGAGTGCTATTATCGATGATGGAGCTCAGATTGGGGTAAGAAGTCGGATATGGCACTTTTCTCATATCTCTGGCGGAGCCAGAGTTGGGTGTAACGTATCCATTGGGCAAAATGTTTTTATCGGAAATAGAGTCACAATTGGAAATAATTGTAAGATACAAAATAATGTCTCCATTTACGATGGGGTAATCCTGGAGGATGGGGTGTTTTGTGGCCCAAGTATGGTTTTTACAAATGTATATAACCCTCGATCTCTCGTTGAGAGAAAAAGCGAATATCGAAACACCATTGTTAAGATGGGGGCAACCTTAGGCGCAAATTGTACAATTGTTTGCGGAGTGGTGGTTGAAAAATTCGCTTTCATTGGTGCAGGCACTCTGGTGAATGAAGATGTCAAGCCTTATGCATTGATGGTGGGAGTTCCCGCCAAGCAAATAGGCTGGATGAGTGAGTTTGGGGAGCGAATTCCTTTGTCAATGACTGGCGATGAAGGACGCTATAAGTGCCCTCATACTATGCAGATCTATCGCTTAATTGGTGGCCAGGTTGTCAGAGAAGAATGA